Genomic DNA from Alphaproteobacteria bacterium PA2:
CCTTGGTGACTTCATAGGCCAGCTGATTGCCTCCGGCGATTCCAGCCAGTGACGAGATATTGACGATGGCGCCGTGTCCCTGCCCGCGGAATACGGGCAGGAAGGCCTTTGTGGTCAGCCACATGCCCTTGAGATTGACCTGCACAATCTGGTCAAATGCGTCCTCGGTCAGGCGATGGGCAGGACCGTCTCCGCGGCCGCCTATGCCAACATTGTTGACCAGAATGTCCAGGCTACCCAAGGCTTTGAGGGCCTGGTCCGGAAGGTCGTCGCACTCTGCTGGCCTGGTGACATCCACCGACAGAGCCAGCGCATCGCCGCCTTCAGAGCGGATCATTGCGGCAGTCTCTTCGGCCCGATCGAAAATGCGGTCTGCACACAATATGCGGGCGCCTTCCCGGGCAAAGAGGATTGAGATGGCCCGTCCATTGCCAACCGTGTCTCCGGGCGTCTGGCCCGCGCCGATCACGACGACCGATTTGCCGGCGAGGCGACCGCTCATCTTCAAAACCCCTTTAGGTCGGGATCAAGGGTCTGCCCCTCGTCAAGTTGCACCCCGAAGCTGTTCAGGATCATCGACACCTGGGTGTACTGACCAGCGGTGAAGACCACATCCATGCACTGCTTGTCCGAGAAATGCGCCTTCAAGGCGGTCCAGGTGGGCGTGGTGATGAACTGGTCGTGGTGGAGCTCATCGGCCGCCTTCAGAAGGGCCTGATCGGAAGGGCTCCAGCCAGGAGCGTCGGCGCCGACCTTGATCCTGGAGATCTCGTCGTCTGTCAGGCCATCGCGCTTTCCGATGGCGACATGCTGTGTCCATTCATAGCCGGACCGACACAGGAAACCGATCCGCAATATGACGATCTCGCGATCCCGGGCCGGCAGGTCATTGCGGCGCGACAGGACATAATTGCCCCATGCCAGGAAGCCCTTGGCAGCCTTGGGAGCGTTGACCATGGTCCGGAAGATGTTCAGCACCCGCCCAGTCGCCGCCATGGGGGCGAGGATTTCAGCCTGGTCCGCGTCAAGGTTGTTGTCGGCCAGCGGCGCAATGCGCGGTGAAGTCAGTCGCATGTGGTTTCCCCCCTGTGGTTGGCATAAGCCTACAGGGCGGAGGGGAGGGGATTCAAACCCTCATTGTAGTCCTAGGCTGGCAGATGCTTGACCATGCGCAGCAGCATGGGAGCCACCTGCAACAGAACGAGCAGACCAAACCCGACGATCATGATCCGCCCGAACAGCCTGTTGCGGGCCTGGCGCCTGACTTCGTCGGCCTGGGGATCGTCCATGTCGTTACATCCTGAAGCGCTCTGAGCGCATGCAATAGGCGGTCAGGTCGCCTCTGCCAATGGCGCAAAGAAAAGGGACCGACACCGCGAAGCGTCGGTCCCTGAATGTCGTCTGCAGCCAGGGCTGCAGGCGGAATTCTTAGGCGTTCTTCAGTTGGACAGCGCTTTCCTTGCCCGAACGCTGATCGCGCTCGAGTTCGTAGGAAACGGTTTGACCTTCATGCAGGCCATTCAGGTCCGAACGTTCAACGGCCGAGATGTGCACGAACACGTCCTTGCCGCCGTCAGTGGGTTGAATGAAGCCGAAGCCCTTGGTGGTGTTGAACCATTTGACAGTACCGGTAGCCATTTTCAGCCTCCGTAGTGGGTGCGAAACCGCCGGAAGAGCCCGGCGGAGATCGAATCTGAAAAGGTCGGCTTTCAAACATCCCGCGCGAGCGAGTGGGCTTAAAGGAGCGTTGCGCAGCAGAGATCGATGTCTCTAGTTTAAATACTAATCCAGAAAATACTAGAAGGCGGGTCAGATATTTTTACGCGTAAGGAAATCGTTCTGAAATGTGGTGAACGGCAGGGCATGTAAAATGCCAATTGTCCAAGATTGAAGTGTGAATTTTATCTTATTTCGCGCATAGTGCAATTTAGGCTGGCTCTCGGACGCGGCGGCGAAAAGCGCCCCGTAACCTCGGATATCTCGCCGAAACGTCTGGCATAAGCCTCCAAAGGACCCGAATGCGCCCGAAATCCACAAGTCCAGTTTCGTCTGGCCAATCCATCCTGAGTCTGAGGACCGAAATCGAGCAGGCCCTGGCTGATGGCGCCGATCTTGGCAGCCTCGTCCTTCACCTGACGCCGCGGGATGACTCAGCTTTGAAGCGCCATCCGAGCGTAGCTGTCGCGGATATCGATTTCCGCAATGGCGAAATGCACTTCCTGGGCGTGAAGGTTCTGAAGGGCGAAGTCAGCCAGCTTGAAAAGGTGATGTCATGATGCCCGCAACCTCACCTATGTGGCGGACCCTCTGATGGGCATGCGTCCAAGTCTCGCCAGGAAGCTGGTCAAGGTGGCGCCCGCCAATGGCGTCTGGACAGTCCAGCTTGAGGACGGTCCCGTGGATACCTTCGGAACCAAGGATGAAGCCAAGGCGGCGGCCAACAAGCTGGCCCGCGCCTGTCAGGACGCCGGATCGCCATGCAGGGTCGACGTACATGGTGAACTGGGCTTCGTGGGATAGGGTTCCCACATTGGTGCAGCATATGAAAAAGCCGCCTCAAACCCCGGGTTGAGGCGGCTTTTTTCTTTCATGGCCAGCGCGGGAGAATCCTCACCATCTCCACACCGTCAGTTATGGCTCGACCAGTATCTTCACATGGGCTTCCGGGTCGCCAAGGGTGACAAAGGCCTGGGCGACCCCTTCCAGCCCTACCTTGCCGGTGACAACGCCACTGACATCAATGACGCCTTCGGCGATCTGCCTCAGGGTCCCGGCAAACTCCTCCGGGGAATAGCCAAAGACAAAGGTCAGTTCGATTTCCTTGGTAATGGCGATTGCAGGTTCGATCTTGTCAGTTTCCATGCAGACGCCCGCGACCACGATCTGGCTTCCGGCCGGAGACGCTTCGATCAGGTGCTGGAGGATGCCAGGCGATCCGACGCACTCGAAGACTACGGGGTGTCCGAAGGTCTTGCCCATCATGCGGGCGGCGTTCTGGGCGGCCCTGGCGGTGGGAACCCCAAAGGCTTCCCAACGGGCGTGAGGGCTCTCCTGGGCCGGATCAATCACGACGTCGGCGCCGAGCATTTCAGCGGCCTTGCGGCGGCGGGGAGAATAGTCGGCGGCAATCACGGGGCCGTGGCCCTTGGCCTTCAGGCCGGCGATCACGGCCAGGCCAACAGGGCCGCAACCAACCACCAGCGCCACTGAATCCTTGTCCAGTCTGGCCTTGGCTACAGCATGTGCGCCCACGGCGAAGGGTTCCGTCAGCGCCGCCTGATCTGTTGGCAGTCCATTCGGAACTTCAAGGAGCAGGGCCTCGGACAGGATCATCCGCTCGGCAAAACCACCCGGCAGGCGATTTGAGTAGCCAAGGGCCTCGACCCCGCTTTCGGTCAGGGTGACAGGGAGGCTGACAACCCGGGCGCCAGCCTTGAGTGTTCTGGCGGTTCCAGGACCATGGTCGAGGATCTCAGCGCAGAATTCGTGCCCGAATACCGTGTCCTTCGTCGGATCAAATCCGGAGCCCATCCCCCCACCGGCGCGGGCCGAGGTCTCCATCATGTGTTCCATGTGGTGCAGGGCATGCAGGTCAGACCCACAGATGCCGCAGGCCAGGGTGCGCACCAGGACCTGACCGGCGGCAGGGGTCAAATCCGCCACGTCCGTACAGATGAGCTGCTTGTTTCGGCGAACAACGGCGCGCATGGAGACCTCCCGCAATTTCTTTCAGGCATTCTGAAACGCGGAATGGGAATTGACCAGAGAGTTGCCGGGGAAGGGGTAATCCCCTAACCCGTCGGGCAACATCGTCGCGCCGGATCGGCGTCCATAGGGAGTAGACCATGAGCCTCGCCTTTCTGTTTCCAGGTCAGGGCAGTCAAGCTGTCGGCATGGGTGTCGACCTGGCTGAGGCCTTCGGGACCGCGCGGGAGGTCTTCCAGGAGGTCGATGACGCCCTGGGGCAGAAGCTTTTCGCGCTGATGAAAGAGGGTCCGGAAGACCAGCTGACCCTGACCGAGAACGCCCAGCCAGCCCTGATGGCCGTGAGCCTTGCCGTGACCAGGATCCTCGAAAAGGAATTCGGGATCTCGATCGAGCGCGCCGGCTTTGTGGCGGGGCATTCACTGGGTGAGTACTCCGCCCTGGCAGCGGCCGGAGCCCTGACCCTGGGGGATACGGCAAGGCTGCTCAAGCTGCGTGGTCAGGCCATGCAGCGCGCCGTTCCCGTTGGTGAAGGCGCCATGGCATCACTGATCGGACCCAAGTCGGACGTCGCCCTTGCCGAGGCCGCTGCTCAGGCTGGGTCGGCTGCTGGCGTTTGCGTGGTCGCCAACGACAATAATGCCGGGAATGTGGTGATCTCGGGAAGCAAGGCTGCGGTTGATCTGGCCATCGAGAAGGCCAAGGAGCTTGGCGCCCGCGCCATTCCGCTGAACGTATCAGCGCCCTTCCATTGCCCCTTGATGCAACCCGCCGCAGACGAAATGGCCGCCGCACTTGCTGGCGCCGTCATCATGGCCCCTCGTGCGCCTCTGGTCGCAAATGTCACCGCCCGGCCGACTTTGGACCCGGAAGCAATCCGGCGGATGCTGGTTGAGCAGGTCACGGGGCGAGTTCGCTGGCGTGAAAGCATGATCTGGCTAGCCGGGGAGGGCGGGGTCACCCGATTCGCCGAAGCCGGGGCCGGAAAGGTTCTGTCGGGCATGGCCAAGCGCATCGCCCCCGACGCAGAAGCCACGCCCCTGAATTCACCGGCTGACCTGGAAGCCTTCGCCAAGACCCTTTGAGGACCAACATGTTCAATCTTTCTGGAAAGACGGCCCTGGTCACCGGGGCTACGGGTGGAATCGGCGCGGAAATCGCCAGAACCCTCCATGCTCAAGGGGCCCACGTGGTCCTGTCAGGGACCCGCGAGGCGGTTCTCGCCGACCTTGCCGGTCAGTTGGGCGAGCGGACTTCGGTTGCTGCGGCGAATCTCTCGGACGCCGAATCGGTGGACGGGCTCGTGGCGCGGGCTGAGGCAGCCACCGGACAGCTGGACATTCTGGTGGCCAATGCCGGCATCACCAAGGATGGCCTGTTGATGCGGATGAAGGACGAAGACTGGGAACAGGTCCTGAGGGTGAACCTCGAAAGCTATTTCCGGCTCTCCCGCGCAGCCATGCGTGGCATGATGAAGCGCCGTTTCGGGCGCATCATCGGAATCACCTCGGTCGTGGGGGTCATGGGCAATCCCGGCCAGACCAACTATGCCGCCTCCAAGGCCGGAATGATCGGATTTTCCAAGAGCTTGGCGCAGGAAGTCGCGACCCGGGGAATCACGGTGAACTGCGTCGCGCCTGGCTTTATCGAAAGCCCCATGACCGACGCCCTGAATGAAGCCCAGAAGACGCAGATCCTGTCGACCATCCCCGCCGGGCGACTGGGCTCCGGCGCGGAAGTTGCGGCGGCCTGCGCCTACCTCGCCAGCGACGAAGCGGCTTACATGACCGGCCAGACCCTTCATGTGAATGGTGGCATGGCAATGATTTGACCTGTTGGCCTCCCATAGGCGAACATGCTACGGCGACCTTCGAACCCAGAGGCCTAGGTCTCTAACCACAAATCTCGCGAGCGGTTGACATCCCGTCGGCGGTCGCAGATGGATCAGTTGAACAACAGGGACCTATACTCATGTCCGACATCCTTGAGCGCGTGCGCAAGATCGTCATCGAACACCTCGACGCCGATCCTGATAAGGTCACCGAAAAGGCCAGCTTTATCGACGACCTGGGCGCTGACAGCCTCGACAACGTCGAACTGGTCATGGCCTTCGAAGAAGAATTCGACATTGAAATTCCGGACGACGCAGCCGAGCACATCCAGACGGTGGGCGACGCGGTGAAGTTCATCGGAGAACGTCTGGGCGCCTAAAGCCTAGGCTTTGTTGCAAAGTTGACCGCCGCGTCCCTTACCAGAGGCGCGGCGGTTCGCGTATTGGAGCCAGCCATGCGTCGTGTCGTCGTCACCGGGATAGGCCTTCTGACCCCCCTGGGCCAGGGTACCGAACTCAGCTGGAAAGCCATTCTCGCCGGAAAGTCCGGCGCAGGGCGGATATCCCATTTTGATCCTGAGGTTTATGCCTGCCAGGTCGCCTGCGAAGTGCCGCGGGTGGATGGTCGTGGCGGCGGCGGTCCTGAGATCGAGGGCTCCTTCGATCCGGACAAGACCATGGCGCCAAAGGATCAGCGCAGGGTGGATGACTTCATCCTCTACGCTGTCGCCGCAGCTGATGAAGCGGTTCGGGATTCGGGTTGGGTTCCGGCGACTGCCGAAGACGCCGAGCGGACCGGCGTAATCATCGGCTCCGGCATCGGCGGTCTGGCGACCATCGAGATCAACAGTGTCGAGCTCCATGAGAAGGGCCCCCGGCGGATCAGCCCGTTCTTCATCCCTTCGGCCCTTATCAATCTGGCCTCGGGTCAGGTTTCCATCAAATACGGGTTCAAGGGCCCGAACCATTCCGTGGTTACGGCCTGCGCCACCGGCGCGCACGCCGTTGGCGACGCGGCCAGAATGATCAAGTACGGCGATGCCGACGTCATGGTGGCAGGCGGCGCCGAGGCCGCAATCTGTCCGGTGGGTATTGCCGGCTTCATCGCCTGCCGCGCC
This window encodes:
- a CDS encoding oxidoreductase, with protein sequence MSGRLAGKSVVVIGAGQTPGDTVGNGRAISILFAREGARILCADRIFDRAEETAAMIRSEGGDALALSVDVTRPAECDDLPDQALKALGSLDILVNNVGIGGRGDGPAHRLTEDAFDQIVQVNLKGMWLTTKAFLPVFRGQGHGAIVNISSLAGIAGGNQLAYEVTKAGVNRLTTSVAQANASKGVRCNAVAMGLMDTPMAVAGIAQASGQEQEAVRAARNARVPLGGKMGTAWDTAYAALFLASDEAAFITGVVLPVDGGMSSRIG
- a CDS encoding beta-ketoacyl-ACP reductase translates to MFNLSGKTALVTGATGGIGAEIARTLHAQGAHVVLSGTREAVLADLAGQLGERTSVAAANLSDAESVDGLVARAEAATGQLDILVANAGITKDGLLMRMKDEDWEQVLRVNLESYFRLSRAAMRGMMKRRFGRIIGITSVVGVMGNPGQTNYAASKAGMIGFSKSLAQEVATRGITVNCVAPGFIESPMTDALNEAQKTQILSTIPAGRLGSGAEVAAACAYLASDEAAYMTGQTLHVNGGMAMI
- a CDS encoding acyl carrier protein; translation: MSDILERVRKIVIEHLDADPDKVTEKASFIDDLGADSLDNVELVMAFEEEFDIEIPDDAAEHIQTVGDAVKFIGERLGA
- the fabD gene encoding [acyl-carrier-protein] S-malonyltransferase, which translates into the protein MSLAFLFPGQGSQAVGMGVDLAEAFGTAREVFQEVDDALGQKLFALMKEGPEDQLTLTENAQPALMAVSLAVTRILEKEFGISIERAGFVAGHSLGEYSALAAAGALTLGDTARLLKLRGQAMQRAVPVGEGAMASLIGPKSDVALAEAAAQAGSAAGVCVVANDNNAGNVVISGSKAAVDLAIEKAKELGARAIPLNVSAPFHCPLMQPAADEMAAALAGAVIMAPRAPLVANVTARPTLDPEAIRRMLVEQVTGRVRWRESMIWLAGEGGVTRFAEAGAGKVLSGMAKRIAPDAEATPLNSPADLEAFAKTL
- the fabF gene encoding beta-ketoacyl-[acyl-carrier-protein] synthase II is translated as MRRVVVTGIGLLTPLGQGTELSWKAILAGKSGAGRISHFDPEVYACQVACEVPRVDGRGGGGPEIEGSFDPDKTMAPKDQRRVDDFILYAVAAADEAVRDSGWVPATAEDAERTGVIIGSGIGGLATIEINSVELHEKGPRRISPFFIPSALINLASGQVSIKYGFKGPNHSVVTACATGAHAVGDAARMIKYGDADVMVAGGAEAAICPVGIAGFIACRAMSTGFNDAPERASRPYDKDRDGFVMGEGAGVLVLEEYEHAKARGAKIYAEVAGYGMAGDAYHITAPAEDGDGGFRAMRAALKDAGVDPSEVDYINAHGTSTPLGDEIELGAVTRLLGDAAAKATMSSTKSATGHLLGAAGAIEAAFTCLAIRDQVAPPTINLENPSVESVIDLVPNKPKAMEINVALSNSFGFGGTNASVVFKKVT
- a CDS encoding carboxymuconolactone decarboxylase; its protein translation is MRLTSPRIAPLADNNLDADQAEILAPMAATGRVLNIFRTMVNAPKAAKGFLAWGNYVLSRRNDLPARDREIVILRIGFLCRSGYEWTQHVAIGKRDGLTDDEISRIKVGADAPGWSPSDQALLKAADELHHDQFITTPTWTALKAHFSDKQCMDVVFTAGQYTQVSMILNSFGVQLDEGQTLDPDLKGF
- a CDS encoding alcohol dehydrogenase, with the translated sequence MRAVVRRNKQLICTDVADLTPAAGQVLVRTLACGICGSDLHALHHMEHMMETSARAGGGMGSGFDPTKDTVFGHEFCAEILDHGPGTARTLKAGARVVSLPVTLTESGVEALGYSNRLPGGFAERMILSEALLLEVPNGLPTDQAALTEPFAVGAHAVAKARLDKDSVALVVGCGPVGLAVIAGLKAKGHGPVIAADYSPRRRKAAEMLGADVVIDPAQESPHARWEAFGVPTARAAQNAARMMGKTFGHPVVFECVGSPGILQHLIEASPAGSQIVVAGVCMETDKIEPAIAITKEIELTFVFGYSPEEFAGTLRQIAEGVIDVSGVVTGKVGLEGVAQAFVTLGDPEAHVKILVEP
- a CDS encoding cold-shock protein, producing MATGTVKWFNTTKGFGFIQPTDGGKDVFVHISAVERSDLNGLHEGQTVSYELERDQRSGKESAVQLKNA